The stretch of DNA aaccAGCTGCCTCTTCTCCCTCTGGGAAAGGTGGTGGTGTTCCTGGGGCAGCAGGTGGAGCCAGGTGGGGCTGAATGTCTACAACTAGACGCCTCCTATGGCGGGGGATTTGGAGTGGAGACTCTATAGGCCTCGCCTCATCAGTGGAAGTGGAGAAAAAGGGTGATGTTTTTGGCAAAGACAGTTTGGGAGAGGGATTGGTTTCTTCCTTAAAGCCTCTGTCCTTTCTGCTAATGGTACGCTCTAGTATGGGACTGCTGTAGTGTGCTCTGGCTCTCCTGCCCACCTCATCTGTGCTGCTGTCTGAGTTGATATTGAGAGCACTCCTTTGAGAGAAAGAAACATTCATGTTTGTAGAACTGTCCTTTGTGTCCCACCTTTGTGTCTCTGACAGTGCCTTCAGACCACCAAGCCCTGGCCTTTCCCACCTGTCCTCTGCTCCAGTCTTCCTCTCCACCTCATCTGTGGTACTAGCTGAGTTGTAAAGGCTGATATTGAGAGCTCTTCTTGGGGCAAAGGAGACATTAATAGGCGTGTCCCCAGGACTGAGCGAGAAATCTGTGACATCTCTCCCTGGTTTCTTTGTGTGTTCTGTAAGCTCATCTCCATTCTCACTGCTAGCAGAGGATGATTCGGCAAGTGTAGCATCCTGAGAGGGCTGGATATTCTGATGCCTCTGGAGTCCAGGGATGTAGAGTGGAACTGGTGGCTCCTCAGTTCTCGCCCTGTCTGAGGAGGTGGagtaaaatattgatgttttgggAGCAGGCTTGGCATCTTCCTGAAAACCTCTATCATTTGTGGTGGTTATACTCTCATACTTTGACTCTGATGATTGATTTTGAAAACTCTCCTTGGAGAAGCCGATATTGAGAGCTTTCCTTGGAACAAAAGAGACATTAATGGGTGTGTCTCTAGGACTGAGAGATGGATACTTATATGGGACCTTagctttctcctcttctcttttttGGTTCATTGTAGTCTCATCTTCACTCTCACTGCTGGAAGAGGGTGATTCAGAGTTATGTGATGTTCGTAGGGAAGCAGGTGGAGTTTCCTGATGAGGCTGAATGTCCACATGTCTCCTGAAAGTAGGGATATAGAGTGGAACAATATACTCTTCATCCCTTGTCCCATCTGAGGGAATTGAAGATTTGGGAAGGGGCTCCTTTGTACTGATGGCAATCTGGGAGGTTAGACCCATGCCAGTCAAACTTGGCTCTGATTGATACTGAAAACCCTCCTTGGAGAAGCCAATATTGAGCGCTTTCCTTGGTGCAAAAGAGACATCAATGTCTGCGGGAATGAAAGATGAATCTGTGACATGAGATTTCTCTTCCCTTTTTTGATTCATTGTCGTCTCATCCTCACTTTCACTGTTTGAAGAGGATGAACCAGCATGTGGGCGTGACCCTGGGGCAGCAGGTGGAGTTTCCTGAGTGGCCTGAATATCTAAACGTCTCCGGAGCCTGTGCATATCTAGTGGAGTCTCTCTAGTCCTTGTCCCTTCTGGGAATCGATTTTGGGGAAGCGGCTCCTTTGGGGTGATATCACTCTGAAAGGAGAGATCCAAGCCAGGCGACCTTGTCTCAGGCTCTTGTTGATATTGAAAACCCTCCTTGGAGAAGCTGATATTGAGAGCTTTCCTTGGGGCTATAGAGACATTAATGTCTCCAAGACTGAGAAATGGATCCTTGTGTGTGACATCTGGGACCTCTCTGTCAAGTTCCTTACTCTCACTTCCAGAAGAGGATGAACCAGAGGGTGGTGGTGTTTGTGGGGCAGCAGGTGGCGTCTCCTGAGGAGGCTGAATGTCCACATGTCTCTTAAAACTGGGGATATAGAGTGGAACTAGAGACTCTTCATCCCTTGTCCCATCTGAGGGAATTGAAGATTTGGGAAAGGGCTCCTTTGTACTGATGGTAATCTGGGAGGTTAGACCCATGCCAGTCAAACTTGGCTCTGATTGATATTGAAAACCCTCCTTGGAGAAGCCAATATTGAGAGATTTCCTTGGTGCAAAAGAGACATCAATGTCTGCGGGAATGAAAGATGAATCTGGGACCTTGGATTTCTCTTCTCTTTTTTGATTCATTGTCGTCTCATCCTCACTTTCACTGTTTGAAGAGGATGAACCAGCATGTGGGCGTGACCCTGGGGCAGCAGGTGGAGTTTCCTGAGTGGCCTGAATATCTAAACGTCTCCGGAGCCTGTGCATATCTAGTGGAGTCTCTCTAGTCCTTGTCCCTTCTGGGAATCGATTTTGGGGAAGTGGCTCCTTTGGGGTGATATCACTCTGAGAGGAGAGATCCAAGCCAGGCGACCTTGTCTCAGGCTCTTGTTGATATTGAAAACCCTCCTTGGAGAAGCTGATATTGAGAGCTTTCCTTGGAGCAAAAGAGACATCAATGTCTACGGGATTGAAAGATGAATCTGGGACCTTAGCTTTCTCTTCTCTTGTTTGATTCATTGTAGTCTCATCCTCACTTTCACTTCTAGAAGAGGATGAACCAGAGGGTGGTGGTGTTCGTGGTGGAGCAGGTGGAGTGTCCTGAGAAGGCTGAATATCCAGACGTCTCCGGAGGTTGGGGATATAGAATGGAGCTGGAGACTCTCCAGCCCTTGTCCCATCTGAGGGCAATGAAGGCTCTTTTGGGGTGATGGCACTCTGGAAAGAAAGACCCAAGCCAGTCAACCTTTTTTCAGGCTCTGGTTGATATTGAAAACCTTGCTTGGAGAAGTCGATATTGAGAGCTTTCCTTGGAGCCAAAGAGACATTAATGTCTCCAAGACTGAGAGATGAATTCTTCTGTGAGACATCTGGGACCTCTCTGTCAAGTTTCACTGAGTTATCTGTAGTCTCATCTTCACTCTCACTGCTGGAAGAGGATTCAGAGGGTGGTGGTGTTTTTGTGGGAGCAGGTGAAGCTTCCTGAGGCTGAATATCTAAACGCTTACTGAGTCTGGGGATGTAGACTGAAACTGGTGGGTCTTCAACCCTTGCCACGTCTGAGGGCAATGAAGGTTGGGGAAGGGACCCCTTTGTGCTGATGGCACTCTGGGTGGTTAGATCCAAGCCAGTCGACCTTGTCTCAGGCTCTTGTTGATATTGAAAACCATCCTTAGAGAAGCCAATATTGAGAGCTTTCCTTGAGGCCAAAGATACATTAATGTCTCCAAGACTGAGAGATGGACCTTTGTGTGTGACAGCTGGGACTTGagcttcatcctcctcttcctcgtcgCTATCCTTGTTCACTGTGTACTTTGTGGGTTCATCACTACTATCACTGGACAAATCAGAGTGCTCTGAAAACAAATGGGAGCGTTGAACTTCCTGTCTCAGTTCACTCACATGAAATCCATCCTCATCTGGAGAGGGACTGACTGGGTCCTTATAGTGCTGCTTGTCCAAACTGACATCATATTTGAGATAGGGGTTCGCTGCAGCAGGGTCTGTTGTGCTATCATGTGTAAGCAGTGCATCCTGGACAATCTCCTTCTCCTTCACTACCTCCGTCTCTGGGTTCACAGTGTACTCTGTAGGTTCATTCCCACTGTCACTTGAGTTGCTGGAGCTGGACTTATCATTCTCCCTCCAGTCTTTCACAAGTGTTTCTTTATTCAGCGTTTGTTCATACTCTTTTCTCAACTGATCGGCAAAAGCAGAACCTGAAAGATCTTGACTACTGGACCGTGCCGATGCACCTTGGATGGAATCAGGGAACTCAAAGCTCTCTCCGCTGTCATTCCACAGCTCAGGATCCATGGGGTTGGGATCTGCCATGTTTGATTTCCTATTAGCCAATCCAGGGATCTCACCCACTCTGCCAATGTTGATCTGTAGAACATCAACTGGTTTAACTGTAGGGAAATCTGAACTCCGCTCAAAGGAGTTGTCTTCCTTCTGGGGGGATTGAGGCTCCCAGGAATTATTCCGGGTCTTGCGCTCCTCCAATCTCTGAGCCAAATTGTCTTTGGGCCAGTCCATATCCTGATCCCTATCTGGACTCTCCTGGTCAGAGTGTGAAGACACAGACGAGCTTCGACACCGCTGCAACTCATCTGGGTCAGGGATGGATTCAAACTCCATGCCGTGGGTATGGACTGGGTAAGCGCCCCTTTGTGGTTCACTCAGAGAGATATCAGAGAGGTCTCCACTGTGAGTGTCTGTCTCTGGGTTGTCATGTCGGAAGCTTCCTGAGCTGACAGAGCCCCGTGCACTAGGCTTCTCCCCCTCAGGTGGGTGATAGACCTCAAGGGAGGGGTGTGAGGCACCCCTCTCCTGAACATTCTCATATGTTGCATCATATTCCCCATCGAGGTTGTCCTGCATGCCATTGACCACAGTATCATAGTATGGAATGCTATTCTGATCCCTTAGTTCTGAAGGATGTCCACTAAATgtcactctcctctccctgtgtgtCCCTAGTTCCTCTCGCTCATCCTCATCTGAATAGGCCTTGTTGTCGTAGGGGGCCTGCCCAGCAGAGGAGACCGATTGTGGTGGGGAGGCGCTTTGCGTGGTATGGTTACAGCAGCTACAGCACCTCCTCCAGAGAGCGTCCAGGAGAGGTCTGGTCAGAGCACCAATTACAAATGCTACCAGGAAGGTGAtgaacacagacaggcagacagccagGACCAAGTCAGACTGTGTTCTCTGGGTAGCCCTGTGGAGATCTAGAGAGTTCAGGTCTGTCTCCTGACCTTCCCCCTGGATGCTGCCGAACTCTGGGTTAATCTGTAGCCGCTCCCTGTGTAAACTCCTCGTGTCTCTGGTTTTCCTCTGTGTCTTGTGAACGCGCAGGttgaatacagacacagactccTCGTCTGTCCCATAGACGCACACGTACAGTCCTGCGTCTCGCTCTGTGATGTCACTGATCAGCAGGCCTGCCTGGCTCCCAGGAACTTGTCCATTGGGCGTCCACCATGTTGAATCTAGAACAAATACATAAACAGTGGGAGACTATTATAAAGCCAAGTGATTACAATTCACATGGTTGTTAGCTATATactcaacacacacaaacaaagaaaTGAAAGGTCCAATGTATCTGTTTTTATTTCTggataacaattaagtaccttactgtgattgttttcaattaaaatggtcaaaaagaaacaaaaatagcttcttagctctaattttgctaagactgtctggtagtggtctgagtggggagcgGAAAACTGAAAAGTAGCTGTTATtgacagagaggtttggaactcttttttgttggtctattaactaatttaccgcctggtgatgtcactaggcaggccaaaactccatcccacctgaaATTTCAGAaggccttttcaaacagctcgtacactaaaagagcattatcatcattttcacactattattccaacctcatagtgtggaaatatatataaaacacagggaaatcacatttttgactagACTTGGCCTTTAACTGTTGGTGTAATGCAGggccctgccccctctctggatgcatattttggtttttgcctaacactacacagatgattcaaataaccaactcatcatcaagctttgattatttgaatcagctgtgtagtgctagggcaaaaaccaaaacatgcaccgggggggggggggcagtaccGAGTTTGGGAGACCGTGGTGTAATGTATCAGAAGTGAAAGAAGTGTGTTACCTTGCTTTGGAGAGCCACAGGGCAGCAGGATCTCTGTCCCTTTATCCACTGTCACATCCTGGTGGAGCCCCGCCCTGTTTTCAGCAGTAGAGCAGGTGAGGTCACTGTCCTCCAGGTGTAGCAGGTCTCTACCTGCGTGGGTGGAGGGGGATGAACacaccacccccctccaggtctgcTGCAGGGCCCTGTCCCTGTCGTAGGCCATCTTCCTCCTCAAGCTCCGCAGGCTGCAGTCacacctccacctgttcccacTCACCTCCACCAGGACATTCAGTTTACGCAGCGACAGGTAGGCTGATGGAGTGATCGTGGTCAACAGGTTGAAGCTCAGATCCAGGACCTTGAAGGATGACATTATGAACATGAATATCAAAAATCTGGTCAGGTGGGAAGAAAAGGACAACAAAATGGCTGTTATGATGTTGTAGTTTTCATGTGTATAGTTACCCTGAGCTCTGGCATGTCCCTCAGGGCCTGTGGGTGGAGGCTGGAGATGCGGTTGTGCTGCAGGTGGATCTCTCTCAGAAGGGGGCACCTGCTCAGGTCTCCAGGTCGTAGGTCAGAGATCCTGTTGTGGGAGAGCTGCAGCACCTGTAGGAACTCACTGCCTCCCAGGCCTGAAGGACAAAGCACAAACACAGTCCTAACATTAGAGCAACATTGGTGTAATTACACAGATGACTGGGGCGGCCCCATGTTTGTCCTCAGTGTAAATGCACAGAGGATAGTAATTGTAAGGTGTGAGTCCTCTGCTCACCTTTGTACTGTTCTATACATGGGCAGCAGTCCGACAATCCTCTCAGAGCTTTACAAGCAGCCGACCAACCTGAGATGAATGAATACCTGCCCTTACAGCTCCCTATACCTGACAGGTCTAACAGTATTTGAGTGATtgacaataacatggtagaatacttgtaattgttttgtttttaactACGCTAAACATTCCATCCCGGGATCAGTTGTGGAAAAAGtaaccaattgtcatacttgagtaaaagtaaagatgcctttatagaaaatgactcaagtaaaaattAAAGGCACccggtaaaatactacttgagtaaaagtctaaaagtatttggtggtaacactttacttgacacctagcgtcataacatgttatgataccatcataaccatgtcataatatgtcagaacaactgacataacttgtcataacctgttatgacacatatatttagacctgttgtgacatatattgcgtgATTTTAttgctggttatgacacctacaaaATAGTGtaaaaacccacaaaacctaccatggtagttattttatggctggttatgacacctacataagagtgtcaaaatccacaaaacctaccacacaaggcaaaagaTTCCATTACATCATAGCCtgtgtcaacagtatgtttatgttgtgtgtatatatgtatatatatacatatatatataatttaattttttttattgaccATGTTAAATTATAATTGTAATtgcgcacacattgatgtcagacatgcacctactccaatgctctgttgctgatgactgggatgaatgcaggagaagatttcaggagcaggacaagacaccctctttttgactgatgactaATACAAGGGCATGTACATGAAAGGCCTgtctggcttatatgattatgaaGCTCATAATGCTTCGcaacagtgtcataaagtgtatttcctTAGTCCAAGTTAAGtaacacaggatggtcataatgcttcatgacagtgtcataaagtgtatttcctTAGTCCAAGTTAAGTAACACAGGATGGTCATtatgcttcatgacagtgtcataaagtgtattttctacaagCTATTTAAAATATGATCTAAAAAAACATGACTAAAGAATTCATTACACCAACAACAAaggatttaagaaacaaactttcaaacaaaaggaaacttcttggcaggggAAAAACgaatttgaataaatgtgggttttgacactcttatgtactATGTGTCATAACCAGACATAAAATAATGCAATGCATGTCACAGCAGGTGTAAATgtatgggtcatgacagtgttatgaccatattatgacaagttatgtcagctgttataaGCATGTCATATTgtgttatgacactgggtgtcaagtaaagtgttacccaaaaatatatttaagaATCAAAAGTAAGAGTATAAATAATTTCCAATTGCTTACATTAAGCAAACCAAACGGCACAAGGTTCTAGTGTtgtatttatttacggatagccaggagcacactccaacactcagacataatttacaaacaaaacatttgtgtttagtg from Salvelinus fontinalis isolate EN_2023a chromosome 5, ASM2944872v1, whole genome shotgun sequence encodes:
- the LOC129855380 gene encoding uncharacterized protein LOC129855380, giving the protein MRTRKGTGLFVMAVSQWMFCAAVLLLLIQGLQCSPVPPACPESCLCQKGLLNCSFAGLSQAQQHVPSTVTELDLSHNLLKSVTPSWPSWGLKSLWLGHNSITHLSLCVRRTWRGKHWKIPFSHSRGRCVSWAPTLQLLSAERNQLEMIPEGLGGSEFLQVLQLSHNRISDLRPGDLSRCPLLREIHLQHNRISSLHPQALRDMPELRVLDLSFNLLTTITPSAYLSLRKLNVLVEVSGNRWRCDCSLRSLRRKMAYDRDRALQQTWRGVVCSSPSTHAGRDLLHLEDSDLTCSTAENRAGLHQDVTVDKGTEILLPCGSPKQDSTWWTPNGQVPGSQAGLLISDITERDAGLYVCVYGTDEESVSVFNLRVHKTQRKTRDTRSLHRERLQINPEFGSIQGEGQETDLNSLDLHRATQRTQSDLVLAVCLSVFITFLVAFVIGALTRPLLDALWRRCCSCCNHTTQSASPPQSVSSAGQAPYDNKAYSDEDEREELGTHRERRVTFSGHPSELRDQNSIPYYDTVVNGMQDNLDGEYDATYENVQERGASHPSLEVYHPPEGEKPSARGSVSSGSFRHDNPETDTHSGDLSDISLSEPQRGAYPVHTHGMEFESIPDPDELQRCRSSSVSSHSDQESPDRDQDMDWPKDNLAQRLEERKTRNNSWEPQSPQKEDNSFERSSDFPTVKPVDVLQINIGRVGEIPGLANRKSNMADPNPMDPELWNDSGESFEFPDSIQGASARSSSQDLSGSAFADQLRKEYEQTLNKETLVKDWRENDKSSSSNSSDSGNEPTEYTVNPETEVVKEKEIVQDALLTHDSTTDPAAANPYLKYDVSLDKQHYKDPVSPSPDEDGFHVSELRQEVQRSHLFSEHSDLSSDSSDEPTKYTVNKDSDEEEEDEAQVPAVTHKGPSLSLGDINVSLASRKALNIGFSKDGFQYQQEPETRSTGLDLTTQSAISTKGSLPQPSLPSDVARVEDPPVSVYIPRLSKRLDIQPQEASPAPTKTPPPSESSSSSESEDETTDNSVKLDREVPDVSQKNSSLSLGDINVSLAPRKALNIDFSKQGFQYQPEPEKRLTGLGLSFQSAITPKEPSLPSDGTRAGESPAPFYIPNLRRRLDIQPSQDTPPAPPRTPPPSGSSSSRSESEDETTMNQTREEKAKVPDSSFNPVDIDVSFAPRKALNISFSKEGFQYQQEPETRSPGLDLSSQSDITPKEPLPQNRFPEGTRTRETPLDMHRLRRRLDIQATQETPPAAPGSRPHAGSSSSNSESEDETTMNQKREEKSKVPDSSFIPADIDVSFAPRKSLNIGFSKEGFQYQSEPSLTGMGLTSQITISTKEPFPKSSIPSDGTRDEESLVPLYIPSFKRHVDIQPPQETPPAAPQTPPPSGSSSSGSESKELDREVPDVTHKDPFLSLGDINVSIAPRKALNISFSKEGFQYQQEPETRSPGLDLSFQSDITPKEPLPQNRFPEGTRTRETPLDMHRLRRRLDIQATQETPPAAPGSRPHAGSSSSNSESEDETTMNQKREEKSHVTDSSFIPADIDVSFAPRKALNIGFSKEGFQYQSEPSLTGMGLTSQIAISTKEPLPKSSIPSDGTRDEEYIVPLYIPTFRRHVDIQPHQETPPASLRTSHNSESPSSSSESEDETTMNQKREEEKAKVPYKYPSLSPRDTPINVSFVPRKALNIGFSKESFQNQSSESKYESITTTNDRGFQEDAKPAPKTSIFYSTSSDRARTEEPPVPLYIPGLQRHQNIQPSQDATLAESSSASSENGDELTEHTKKPGRDVTDFSLSPGDTPINVSFAPRRALNISLYNSASTTDEVERKTGAEDRWERPGLGGLKALSETQRWDTKDSSTNMNVSFSQRSALNINSDSSTDEVGRRARAHYSSPILERTISRKDRGFKEETNPSPKLSLPKTSPFFSTSTDEARPIESPLQIPRHRRRLVVDIQPHLAPPAAPGTPPPFPEGEEAAGSGWRSRGQQRWRAIDGFGRTSKTQGDEGEKNYMGLLAAKPFGTARQYQSVTPETIMATQHSEISERDGSDLTFSTVRHSEA